In one Streptomyces venezuelae genomic region, the following are encoded:
- a CDS encoding PH domain-containing protein, translating to MALFGNAHTVDPMKAQNEYARLLGHGEQVHAAYTLIRDTMLFTDRRLIMVDKQGITGKKVEYHSVPYRSITHFAVETAGHFDLDAELKIWVSGNPAPMQKTFTKGVDIYEVQAILTQFVAR from the coding sequence ATGGCACTGTTCGGAAACGCGCACACCGTCGACCCGATGAAGGCGCAGAACGAGTACGCGCGTCTGCTCGGGCACGGCGAGCAGGTGCACGCCGCGTACACGCTGATACGCGACACCATGCTGTTCACGGACCGTCGGCTGATCATGGTCGACAAGCAGGGGATCACCGGCAAGAAGGTCGAGTACCACTCGGTGCCGTACCGCAGCATCACGCACTTCGCCGTCGAGACGGCCGGCCACTTCGACCTCGACGCCGAGCTGAAGATCTGGGTCTCCGGCAATCCCGCGCCGATGCAGAAGACGTTCACGAAGGGCGTCGACATCTACGAGGTCCAGGCGATCCTGACCCAGTTCGTGGCCCGCTGA
- a CDS encoding abortive phage infection protein, translated as MGAAVATGALAGAGKAGAADAGDRKGLRYRGVCYEVGDGEGPATAWSAGRMRRDVRAIRHQLHANSVSVYGTGVDRLAATASEAAERGLHVWLQPRLADVPERDILDHLAETGRHAERMRRQGARVYLSVGCEFVLFVPGIVPGDDAVERVQNILKGNYDPERMVRELRRFTGLAAKTGRRVFRGPLTYGAAHDDDVDWSLFDLVSVNYYGYHGSRRGYVKDLSPHTRWGKPVAITECGSCTYEGAPQDGGMGWYESIDYSVEPPVITGGLKRSERTQAAYLSDVFDVFESMDLHAALVYQFVSPELPHRPDSPRHDLDVASYGLVKALRKRPDDPESPWHWEPKESFRALAHRFEHAGRR; from the coding sequence GTGGGGGCCGCGGTCGCCACCGGGGCGCTCGCGGGGGCCGGGAAGGCCGGGGCCGCCGACGCCGGGGACCGGAAAGGCCTGCGGTATCGCGGGGTCTGCTACGAGGTCGGGGACGGCGAAGGACCCGCCACCGCGTGGAGCGCGGGACGCATGCGGCGCGACGTCCGCGCCATCCGGCACCAGCTGCACGCCAACTCCGTCTCCGTGTACGGCACCGGCGTCGACCGCCTCGCCGCCACCGCCTCCGAAGCCGCCGAGCGCGGGCTCCACGTCTGGCTCCAGCCGCGCCTCGCCGACGTGCCGGAACGGGACATTCTCGATCACCTCGCCGAGACCGGGCGGCACGCCGAACGCATGCGGCGGCAGGGGGCCCGCGTGTACCTCAGCGTCGGGTGCGAGTTCGTGCTGTTCGTGCCCGGGATCGTGCCGGGCGACGATGCCGTGGAGCGGGTCCAGAACATCCTCAAGGGCAATTACGACCCCGAGCGGATGGTCCGGGAACTGCGGCGCTTCACCGGGCTCGCCGCGAAGACCGGCCGCCGCGTCTTCCGGGGGCCCCTCACCTACGGGGCCGCCCACGACGACGACGTCGACTGGTCCCTCTTCGACCTCGTCAGCGTGAACTACTACGGGTATCACGGAAGCCGACGCGGATACGTGAAGGACCTTTCCCCGCACACCCGTTGGGGCAAGCCCGTCGCCATCACCGAGTGCGGCTCCTGCACGTACGAAGGGGCCCCGCAGGACGGCGGCATGGGGTGGTACGAGTCGATCGACTACTCCGTGGAGCCGCCGGTGATCACCGGCGGGCTCAAGCGCAGCGAGCGGACCCAGGCCGCCTACCTCTCCGACGTCTTCGACGTCTTCGAGTCCATGGACCTGCACGCCGCGCTGGTCTACCAGTTCGTCAGCCCCGAGCTGCCGCACCGGCCCGACTCCCCCCGCCACGACCTCGACGTCGCGAGCTACGGCCTCGTCAAGGCTCTGCGGAAGCGGCCCGACGATCCCGAGTCCCCCTGGCACTGGGAGCCGAAGGAGTCCTTCCGGGCGCTGGCCCACCGTTTCGAACACGCCGGGCGTCGATGA
- a CDS encoding SGNH/GDSL hydrolase family protein, whose product MRKRSLWGAGVVAGLLLLGACGDPGSGDAAPADLPEASGSAAPSEPSAAPSATTRERAARDAADKPSRAPKVLYLGDSLAMENQNVLGQQLKDRLGARYKSAPYSGTTLCDYLDGTGEDSLVPDKDKAAALVRAQRPDYVVLQFWGNAWGYTPCMKGITYDKRRAEYFDRYAADARRLAAQIRGAGGGRTRVVWVLQGPDPITPDRVRRVNAIYQAQARASDGIVADAGKTVAPGADRYTWVEKLPCTAYERDHAAYCTEPGAGLTALHRDKDYLHFCLAPTTAKSRPCPVRSPGIRRMTEAVTSRVAADLR is encoded by the coding sequence ATGCGGAAGCGGAGTCTTTGGGGCGCGGGGGTTGTCGCGGGGCTGCTGTTGCTGGGCGCGTGCGGGGACCCCGGGTCCGGGGACGCGGCGCCGGCGGACCTTCCCGAGGCGTCGGGGTCCGCGGCCCCGTCCGAGCCGTCCGCCGCGCCGTCCGCAACGACCCGCGAGCGTGCCGCGCGCGACGCCGCGGACAAGCCCTCGCGCGCGCCCAAGGTCCTGTACCTCGGCGACTCCCTCGCCATGGAGAACCAGAACGTCCTCGGCCAGCAGCTCAAGGACCGCCTCGGTGCGCGGTACAAGAGCGCGCCGTACTCCGGCACGACCCTCTGCGACTACCTCGACGGCACGGGCGAGGACTCCCTCGTCCCCGACAAGGACAAGGCGGCGGCCCTCGTGCGGGCGCAGCGGCCCGACTACGTCGTCCTCCAGTTCTGGGGCAACGCGTGGGGCTACACGCCGTGCATGAAGGGGATCACCTACGACAAGCGGCGCGCGGAGTACTTCGACCGGTACGCGGCCGACGCGCGTCGCCTCGCCGCGCAGATCCGGGGCGCGGGGGGTGGGCGTACGCGTGTCGTCTGGGTCCTCCAGGGTCCCGACCCGATCACGCCCGACCGCGTACGCCGCGTCAACGCCATCTACCAGGCGCAGGCCCGCGCGTCCGATGGGATCGTCGCCGATGCGGGCAAGACCGTGGCCCCCGGCGCGGATCGCTACACATGGGTCGAGAAGCTGCCCTGCACGGCGTACGAGCGGGACCACGCGGCGTACTGCACAGAGCCGGGTGCGGGGCTCACGGCTCTCCACCGCGACAAGGACTACCTGCACTTCTGTCTTGCGCCCACGACGGCCAAGTCCCGCCCCTGCCCGGTGCGTTCGCCGGGCATCCGGCGGATGACCGAAGCGGTCACCTCGCGGGTCGCGGCAGATCTCCGCTGA
- a CDS encoding DUF397 domain-containing protein: MGSQNLTGAQWRKSSYSGSSGGDCIECAPLNGAAWRKSTYSSDTGGDCIELAQAQCNVAVRDSKNPTGPTLTLTRTAFTHFVDAAVSGDLPRPAR; the protein is encoded by the coding sequence ATGGGCAGCCAGAACCTGACGGGCGCGCAGTGGCGTAAGTCGTCCTACAGCGGCAGCAGCGGCGGTGATTGCATCGAGTGCGCCCCCCTAAACGGCGCCGCGTGGCGCAAGTCGACGTACAGCAGCGACACCGGCGGCGACTGCATAGAACTCGCCCAAGCCCAGTGCAACGTGGCCGTGCGGGACAGCAAGAACCCCACCGGCCCCACCCTCACCCTCACCCGCACCGCCTTCACCCACTTCGTGGACGCCGCCGTCAGCGGAGATCTGCCGCGACCCGCGAGGTGA
- a CDS encoding helix-turn-helix domain-containing protein, translated as MVKLRDLDPSASPLDYYGSELRRLREAAGLSQSQLGSCVFVTASLIGQVETTRRVPTRDFSERVDAALGTDGLFSRLVGLVLRSQLPTWFQAYAEMEARASFISTYQCQLVYGLLQTEPYARAVLGVEHQERLDEMVAARMERQRILGRSSPPALLVVLDEAALHRRVGGPAVMRDQLAHLLGFRDSPWLNLQVLPFAVGQHAAVMGSFNLLRFGDDPDLFYSESYDTPHMTANPQVIRERSLGYARLQGAALSREDSATLIARVMEERYGQPEPDGRAVA; from the coding sequence ATGGTCAAACTGCGTGACCTCGACCCCAGCGCGTCCCCGCTCGACTACTACGGCTCGGAGCTGCGACGCCTGCGCGAGGCGGCGGGCCTCAGCCAGTCCCAGTTGGGTTCGTGTGTCTTCGTCACGGCGTCCCTCATCGGCCAGGTGGAGACGACGAGGAGGGTGCCGACGAGGGACTTCTCGGAACGGGTGGACGCGGCGCTGGGGACGGACGGGTTGTTCTCGCGGTTGGTGGGGCTGGTGTTGCGGAGCCAGTTGCCGACGTGGTTTCAGGCGTACGCGGAGATGGAGGCGAGGGCGAGCTTCATCTCCACGTATCAGTGCCAGTTGGTCTACGGGCTGTTGCAGACAGAGCCGTACGCGCGGGCGGTGCTCGGCGTGGAGCACCAGGAGCGGCTCGACGAGATGGTGGCGGCGCGGATGGAACGACAGCGCATCCTGGGCAGGAGCAGTCCGCCTGCGCTCCTCGTGGTGCTGGACGAAGCCGCGTTGCACCGGCGGGTGGGCGGTCCGGCCGTCATGCGTGATCAACTGGCCCACCTGCTGGGCTTCCGTGACAGCCCGTGGCTGAACCTTCAGGTGCTGCCGTTCGCTGTGGGGCAGCATGCTGCAGTCATGGGGTCGTTCAATCTGCTGCGCTTCGGTGATGACCCTGACTTGTTCTACTCGGAGAGCTACGACACTCCGCACATGACTGCCAACCCGCAAGTAATCAGGGAGCGTTCGCTCGGATACGCTCGCCTGCAAGGCGCGGCGCTCTCTCGGGAGGACTCGGCCACGCTGATCGCTCGCGTGATGGAGGAACGGTATGGGCAGCCAGAACCTGACGGGCGCGCAGTGGCGTAA
- a CDS encoding MarC family protein: MTALSYSAAFITFFSVVGPPKVLLAFAGLAQAHPTAELRRIALISSAAAILVGLVTGIAAPWLLDLFHISTPALQLAGGVIFFIYAVGLVLGIHLGTDASGPDTPDLVSGVRQLLMPYVVSPLAMTAVLIEGAARDSWTWRSTVVGAYVTVVVVDLLCVVVLARVLSRTHHATIELLGRLLGLLLAAVGVDLVLDGLTSLGVPADRTGP, from the coding sequence ATGACCGCTCTGAGCTATTCCGCCGCATTCATCACGTTCTTCTCCGTGGTCGGCCCACCGAAGGTCCTGCTCGCCTTCGCCGGGCTCGCGCAGGCCCACCCCACGGCCGAGCTGCGCCGGATCGCGCTGATCTCGTCGGCGGCGGCGATCCTCGTCGGCCTGGTGACCGGCATCGCCGCGCCCTGGCTCCTCGACCTCTTCCACATCTCGACACCCGCACTTCAGCTCGCGGGCGGAGTCATCTTCTTCATCTACGCCGTCGGCCTCGTCCTCGGCATCCACCTCGGCACGGATGCCTCGGGACCCGACACCCCGGACCTGGTCAGCGGGGTGCGGCAGCTGCTCATGCCGTACGTGGTGAGCCCCCTCGCCATGACGGCCGTACTGATCGAGGGGGCGGCACGCGACTCCTGGACGTGGCGGTCCACGGTGGTCGGCGCGTACGTCACCGTGGTCGTCGTCGACCTCCTGTGCGTCGTCGTCCTGGCACGCGTCCTCAGCCGTACGCACCACGCGACGATCGAGCTCCTCGGCCGCCTGCTGGGCCTGCTGCTCGCGGCGGTCGGCGTGGACCTGGTCCTGGACGGCCTGACGTCACTCGGCGTGCCCGCGGACCGGACGGGTCCTTGA
- a CDS encoding LysR family transcriptional regulator — translation MERQELETFLTLAEELHFGRTAERLLLSQARVSQTLKKLERKIGAPLFERTSRVVRLSPLGRQLYDELAPLHREMEAAVARAKDAARGVGGALDVGFLGAGAGTLTAPILTLFRERSPGVEVRMRETQFQDPLGALRGGEIDVLFTCLPVREPDLAVGPVVINEPRLLAVPVGHPLAGRASVSLEELAGETFFGVVNGAPAYWWDFHVPPRTPRGREIHRGRAVASFQELMTLVAAGQGISPVVASVEKYYARPGVTFVPLDDVQSADVALIHRAVGVDARVEGFVRVVRDVVEANGGPAAF, via the coding sequence GTGGAGCGGCAAGAGCTGGAGACCTTCTTGACCCTGGCCGAGGAGCTGCATTTCGGGCGTACGGCGGAGCGGCTGCTGCTCTCGCAGGCGCGGGTCAGCCAGACGCTGAAGAAGCTGGAGCGCAAGATCGGCGCCCCGCTCTTCGAGCGCACGAGCCGCGTGGTGCGGCTCTCGCCGCTGGGGCGTCAGCTGTACGACGAACTGGCCCCGCTCCACCGGGAGATGGAGGCGGCGGTGGCCCGTGCGAAGGACGCCGCGCGGGGTGTCGGGGGTGCGCTGGACGTGGGCTTCCTCGGCGCGGGTGCGGGCACGCTGACCGCGCCGATCCTGACGCTGTTCCGGGAGCGCAGCCCGGGGGTCGAGGTGCGGATGCGGGAGACCCAGTTCCAGGATCCGCTGGGCGCGTTGCGCGGCGGCGAGATCGACGTGCTCTTCACGTGCCTGCCCGTCCGGGAGCCGGACCTGGCCGTCGGCCCGGTCGTCATCAACGAGCCGCGCCTGCTGGCGGTGCCGGTCGGTCACCCGCTGGCCGGGCGGGCCTCCGTCTCCCTGGAGGAGCTGGCGGGCGAGACGTTCTTCGGCGTCGTGAACGGGGCGCCCGCGTACTGGTGGGACTTCCACGTGCCGCCGCGTACGCCGCGCGGGCGCGAGATCCACCGGGGGCGGGCGGTGGCGTCCTTCCAGGAGCTGATGACGCTCGTCGCGGCGGGGCAGGGCATCTCGCCGGTCGTCGCGTCCGTGGAGAAGTACTACGCGCGTCCCGGCGTCACGTTCGTCCCCCTGGACGACGTGCAGTCCGCCGATGTCGCGCTGATCCACCGTGCGGTGGGGGTGGATGCGCGGGTGGAGGGGTTTGTTCGGGTGGTACGGGATGTGGTGGAGGCGAACGGGGGGCCTGCGGCGTTCTAG
- a CDS encoding SGNH/GDSL hydrolase family protein, with translation MISRARTPLATTATAAALALALTAGLAVTGAQASPWEQDERGARGTSWTAAWASAPQRPSTGFKPNWSEAGFDDQTLRQVVRVTEGGDRARIRLSNAYGSSPLRIESATIARTAGKASAAVEKRSITRLTFGGKAGVTIPAYGRLTSDAAGLDLDPFESVTVTLHLSGTTGPATFHAQSFATSYRADGKHTTDADGRAFGESTESWYYLSGVDVGGSRTPEKRDGVVLFGDSITDGFASSTDRDRRWSDALAERLEKAGKPRPVLNSGIGGNMVLNDSAWYGEKSANRFSRDALDLPGVGTVVVLEGLNDIGYSETDKPTYKPAPVVSARELINGHRTLIREARAKGVRIVGATLLPLGGSDHYGKHAAAVSDEFNQWVRTSGEYDAYVDFDKALADPKDPERIAPAYDSGDHLHPNDAGYRAMARAVDLENLR, from the coding sequence ATGATTTCGCGCGCCCGCACGCCCCTCGCGACCACCGCCACCGCCGCTGCCCTCGCCCTCGCCCTCACCGCGGGGCTCGCCGTGACCGGAGCCCAGGCCTCGCCCTGGGAGCAGGACGAGCGGGGTGCGCGGGGCACGTCCTGGACCGCCGCCTGGGCGAGCGCCCCACAGCGCCCCAGCACCGGCTTCAAGCCCAACTGGTCCGAAGCAGGCTTCGACGACCAGACCCTCCGCCAAGTCGTCCGTGTCACCGAGGGCGGCGACAGAGCCCGCATCCGGCTCTCCAACGCGTACGGCAGCTCGCCGCTGCGGATCGAGAGCGCGACGATCGCCCGTACGGCGGGGAAGGCCTCGGCCGCCGTGGAGAAGAGGTCGATCACACGGCTCACCTTCGGCGGTAAAGCGGGCGTCACCATTCCCGCGTACGGCCGGCTCACCAGCGACGCCGCCGGGCTGGACCTCGACCCCTTCGAGTCCGTCACCGTCACCCTCCACCTCTCCGGCACGACCGGGCCCGCCACCTTCCACGCCCAGTCCTTCGCGACCAGCTACCGCGCCGACGGGAAGCACACCACCGACGCGGACGGCCGTGCCTTCGGTGAGTCCACCGAGTCCTGGTACTACCTCTCCGGCGTGGACGTCGGAGGCTCCCGCACGCCGGAGAAGCGCGACGGCGTCGTCCTCTTCGGCGACTCCATCACCGACGGGTTCGCCTCCTCCACCGACCGCGACCGCCGCTGGTCCGACGCGCTCGCCGAGCGACTGGAGAAGGCGGGGAAGCCGCGCCCCGTCCTCAACTCCGGCATCGGCGGCAACATGGTCCTCAACGACTCGGCCTGGTACGGCGAGAAGAGCGCCAACCGGTTCTCGCGCGACGCCCTCGACCTGCCGGGCGTCGGCACGGTCGTCGTCCTCGAAGGCCTCAACGACATCGGCTACAGCGAGACCGACAAGCCCACCTACAAGCCCGCCCCCGTCGTCTCCGCCCGCGAACTCATCAACGGACACCGCACGTTGATACGGGAGGCACGAGCGAAGGGCGTGCGGATCGTCGGCGCCACCCTCCTGCCCCTCGGCGGCTCCGACCACTACGGCAAGCACGCCGCCGCCGTGAGCGACGAGTTCAACCAGTGGGTGCGGACCTCCGGCGAGTACGACGCGTACGTCGACTTCGACAAGGCGCTCGCCGACCCGAAGGACCCCGAGCGCATCGCCCCCGCGTACGACAGCGGCGACCACCTGCACCCGAACGACGCGGGCTACCGGGCCATGGCCCGCGCGGTGGACCTGGAGAACCTGCGATGA
- a CDS encoding MFS transporter — MTTDTTTSAPAAMTPATMNRRQKLVLALLLGSQFMIAVDFSILNVALPVVGEGLGFALADLQWIATSFALAAAGFTLLLGRIADLFGRKRLFVGGMALLGLSSALGGLATSPEVLLTARVLQGLATAAVTPAGLALLTTAFREGPLRDRALGLNGALMSAGFTTGAVLGGVLTELLSWRWAFFVNVPVAAAVVALAPGLLTDSRIVCRHRLDLPGAVTVTGGLLALVLGLTRAGESGWTEPVAVGALLAGAGLLAVFWFVEQRSPAPLVPVRIMRRRSVVWGNTAGLVAFATETSLVFLMTLYLQEVLGYSALATGLAFGVLGVGTVAGGLLGGRAVSRFGGRATILGGGVVQAAATVSLVALGTSGGWLYLLLAATFVGGVGNMLLIVGFMVTATSGVADSEQGLATGLATMTQQVGITLGIPVMSAIVAARTGGHADARGVLSGVSVAVAVNSALVLGASLLVAHRLGGPRPKDPAHSVV, encoded by the coding sequence ATGACCACGGACACAACCACAAGTGCGCCCGCGGCCATGACGCCCGCGACCATGAACAGGCGGCAGAAACTCGTCCTGGCCCTCCTCCTCGGCTCCCAGTTCATGATCGCCGTGGACTTCTCCATCCTGAACGTCGCCCTGCCCGTCGTCGGCGAAGGGCTCGGCTTCGCCCTCGCCGACCTCCAGTGGATCGCCACCTCCTTCGCGCTCGCCGCCGCCGGATTCACGCTCCTCCTCGGCCGGATCGCCGACCTCTTCGGACGGAAACGGCTCTTCGTCGGCGGCATGGCGCTGCTCGGCCTCTCCTCGGCCCTCGGCGGTCTCGCCACCTCCCCTGAGGTCCTGCTCACGGCGCGCGTGCTGCAAGGCCTCGCCACGGCGGCCGTCACCCCGGCGGGGCTCGCCCTGCTCACCACCGCGTTCCGCGAGGGCCCGCTGCGGGACCGGGCCCTCGGCCTCAACGGCGCGCTGATGTCCGCCGGCTTCACCACCGGTGCCGTCCTCGGCGGAGTCCTCACCGAACTGCTCTCCTGGCGCTGGGCGTTCTTCGTCAACGTGCCCGTCGCGGCCGCCGTCGTCGCCCTCGCGCCGGGCCTCCTGACGGACTCGCGGATCGTGTGCAGACACCGTCTCGACCTGCCGGGCGCGGTCACCGTCACGGGCGGACTGCTGGCGCTCGTCCTCGGGCTCACGCGGGCCGGGGAAAGCGGCTGGACCGAGCCTGTCGCGGTCGGCGCGCTGCTCGCGGGCGCCGGGCTCCTCGCCGTCTTCTGGTTCGTGGAACAGCGCTCGCCCGCGCCGCTCGTGCCCGTCCGCATCATGCGGCGCCGCTCGGTCGTCTGGGGCAACACGGCCGGTCTGGTCGCCTTCGCCACGGAGACCTCGCTGGTCTTCCTCATGACGCTCTACCTGCAAGAGGTCCTCGGCTACTCCGCTCTCGCGACGGGGCTCGCCTTCGGCGTCCTCGGCGTCGGCACCGTGGCCGGCGGGCTGCTCGGCGGGCGGGCCGTGAGCCGGTTCGGCGGGCGGGCGACGATCCTCGGCGGAGGTGTGGTGCAGGCCGCCGCCACGGTGTCGCTGGTCGCGCTGGGGACGTCGGGCGGGTGGCTGTACCTGCTGCTCGCCGCGACCTTCGTGGGCGGTGTCGGGAACATGCTGCTGATCGTCGGCTTCATGGTGACCGCCACGTCGGGCGTCGCCGACTCCGAGCAGGGCCTGGCGACCGGTCTCGCGACGATGACCCAGCAGGTCGGCATCACGCTGGGCATCCCGGTGATGAGCGCGATCGTGGCGGCCCGGACAGGAGGCCACGCGGATGCGCGGGGCGTCCTGTCCGGGGTGAGTGTCGCGGTCGCCGTCAACTCCGCTCTGGTGCTGGGGGCTTCACTCCTCGTGGCGCACCGGCTCGGCGGGCCGCGTCCGAAGGATCCGGCTCACTCGGTCGTGTAG
- a CDS encoding SH3 domain-containing protein, with amino-acid sequence MRIALSAGAAGVAALLTLGTAATATASAGTAVPAHNDDVIWGTVVSGPDLKVRDEPSTHGRILAKMPYGSEDRVKCAVRGMTVHGNPHWYWLEGERGWVSAAYVDTGGRHVPSCGSSSEDPCPQWRDRDHRDHRDHQDCDCGYRNH; translated from the coding sequence ATGCGAATCGCTCTGAGCGCGGGGGCCGCGGGGGTCGCGGCGCTGCTGACCCTCGGAACCGCCGCCACCGCCACCGCTTCCGCCGGAACCGCCGTTCCCGCCCACAACGACGACGTCATCTGGGGCACTGTCGTCTCGGGCCCGGACCTGAAGGTCAGGGACGAGCCGAGTACGCACGGCAGGATTCTGGCGAAGATGCCGTACGGCAGCGAGGACCGCGTCAAATGTGCCGTACGCGGCATGACCGTCCACGGCAACCCGCACTGGTACTGGCTGGAGGGCGAGCGCGGCTGGGTGAGCGCGGCGTACGTCGACACGGGCGGCCGTCACGTGCCGAGCTGCGGCTCGTCGTCCGAGGACCCGTGCCCGCAGTGGCGCGACCGGGACCACCGGGATCACAGGGACCACCAGGACTGCGACTGCGGATACCGCAACCACTGA
- a CDS encoding ATP-binding cassette domain-containing protein — MSSMAIETAGLVKTFGDNRAVDGIDLTVPAGTVYGVLGPNGAGKTTAVKMLATLLRPDGGEAHVFGHDIVREADAVRARVSLTGQYASVDEDLTGLENLILLGRLTGHSKQAARGRAGQLLEAFGLTEAAARQVKNYSGGMRRRIDIAASILNTPDLLFLDEPTTGLDPRSRNQVWDIVRAVVGHGTTVLLTTQYLDEADQLAARIAVIDRGKVIAEGTKGELKASVGAGSVHVRLREAAQREEAARLLGAVLDARVQLEPDPVALTARVGTDGASTGSGRGGAADQASRALAELARAGITVDNFSLGQPSLDEVFLALTGTDASHRTQTPTSDLKEEATA, encoded by the coding sequence ATGAGCAGCATGGCCATCGAGACCGCGGGTCTGGTGAAGACCTTCGGCGACAACCGCGCGGTCGACGGCATCGACCTCACCGTCCCGGCCGGCACGGTCTACGGCGTACTGGGACCCAACGGGGCGGGCAAGACCACGGCGGTCAAGATGCTCGCCACCCTGCTGCGGCCCGACGGGGGCGAGGCGCACGTCTTCGGCCACGACATCGTGCGCGAGGCGGACGCGGTGCGCGCCCGGGTGAGCCTCACCGGGCAGTACGCGTCGGTCGACGAGGATCTGACCGGCCTGGAGAACCTGATCCTGCTGGGCCGCCTCACCGGACACTCCAAGCAGGCGGCGCGCGGGCGTGCCGGGCAGCTGCTGGAAGCGTTCGGGCTCACGGAGGCCGCGGCGCGGCAGGTGAAGAACTACTCGGGCGGCATGCGGCGCCGCATCGACATCGCCGCGTCCATCCTGAACACCCCGGACCTGCTGTTCCTCGACGAGCCGACGACGGGGCTCGACCCGCGCAGCCGCAACCAGGTCTGGGACATCGTGCGCGCGGTCGTCGGCCACGGCACGACGGTCCTCCTCACCACCCAGTACCTCGACGAGGCCGACCAGTTGGCGGCGCGGATCGCCGTCATCGACCGGGGGAAGGTCATCGCCGAGGGCACCAAGGGCGAGCTCAAGGCGTCGGTCGGCGCGGGCTCGGTGCATGTGCGGCTGCGGGAGGCCGCGCAGCGCGAGGAGGCGGCGCGGCTGTTGGGGGCGGTCCTCGACGCGCGGGTGCAGCTGGAGCCGGATCCGGTCGCGCTGACGGCGCGGGTGGGGACGGACGGGGCGAGCACCGGGTCCGGTCGGGGAGGCGCCGCCGACCAGGCCTCACGGGCGCTCGCCGAACTCGCCCGCGCCGGGATCACCGTCGACAACTTCTCCCTGGGCCAGCCGAGCCTCGACGAGGTGTTCCTCGCCCTGACCGGCACGGACGCCTCGCACCGGACCCAGACCCCCACGTCGGACCTGAAGGAAGAGGCCACGGCATGA
- a CDS encoding ABC transporter permease — protein sequence MSTAATTETQDLAPVRTESLAELLIATERPPRPTALSACLTFGWRAILKIKHVPEQLFDVTAFPIMMVLMYTYLFGGALAGSPSEYIQYLLPGILVMSVVMITMYTGVSVNTDIEKGVFDRFRTLPIWRPSTMVGYLLGDALRYAIASVVILTVGLIMGFRPDGGFVGVVAGIAVLLVFSFAFSWIWTMFGLLLRTEKSVMGVSMMVIFPLTFLSDIFVKPETMPGWLQAFVNNNPITHCSSAVRALMDGTSPTTELAWTLGWALLLVAVFGPVTMRLYNRK from the coding sequence ATGAGCACCGCAGCCACCACCGAGACGCAGGACCTCGCGCCGGTCAGGACCGAGTCCCTCGCCGAGCTCCTCATCGCCACCGAGCGGCCGCCCCGGCCCACCGCGCTCTCCGCCTGCCTCACGTTCGGCTGGCGCGCCATCCTCAAGATCAAGCACGTGCCGGAGCAGCTCTTCGACGTCACGGCCTTCCCGATCATGATGGTGCTGATGTACACGTACCTGTTCGGGGGCGCGCTCGCCGGTTCCCCGTCCGAGTACATCCAGTACCTGCTGCCCGGCATCCTCGTGATGTCCGTCGTCATGATCACGATGTACACGGGTGTGTCGGTCAACACCGACATCGAGAAGGGCGTCTTCGACCGCTTCCGCACGCTGCCGATCTGGCGCCCGTCCACGATGGTCGGCTACCTCCTGGGCGACGCCCTGCGCTACGCCATCGCGTCGGTCGTGATCCTGACCGTCGGCCTCATCATGGGCTTCCGCCCGGACGGCGGCTTCGTGGGCGTCGTGGCCGGGATCGCGGTCCTGCTCGTCTTCTCCTTCGCGTTCTCGTGGATCTGGACGATGTTCGGGCTGCTGCTGCGCACGGAGAAGTCGGTGATGGGCGTCAGCATGATGGTGATCTTCCCGCTGACGTTCCTCAGCGACATCTTCGTGAAGCCGGAGACGATGCCGGGCTGGCTGCAGGCGTTCGTCAACAACAACCCGATCACCCACTGCTCGTCGGCGGTCCGCGCCCTGATGGACGGCACGTCGCCGACGACGGAGCTGGCGTGGACGCTCGGCTGGGCGCTGCTGCTCGTGGCGGTGTTCGGTCCGGTGACGATGCGTCTGTACAACCGTAAGTAG